In Xenorhabdus nematophila ATCC 19061, one DNA window encodes the following:
- a CDS encoding Bcr/CflA family efflux MFS transporter, whose protein sequence is MKSKLIIINSCVILVLGLFSIDLYNPALPAIKTALAMTDNQAQGLVVYYLVGFAVSQLVYGPLSDKHGRIPVIIFSLLFSAIGNYLTSAAESFHTLSLFRLLTGIGAGGCPVISRAILSDTFRDKTELSKSLAIFSMASQVSPAFAPVIGGYITEYLPWKFNFIALTIMMLTGAFFVKMTLPETSPMKSTNPGRITGFRILLSDVNFVVYSVVSAVLFAITIGYFTASPFIFQTQFELSSSQNGYLFMIYSAGIVIGSLLTKKGLSHSTPERMLKVSLPLLVLFTAMALIFLYFTQILSIEFIIIYSFAVGLGCGLSSPLLLGISLHGHPELSGTGSALQGALKMAGAAVVLWFFSSGHTTTAAGLMWGLFVLALICFAFITLTQYRASKTKNRHL, encoded by the coding sequence ATGAAGTCAAAACTCATTATCATCAATTCGTGCGTTATACTGGTATTAGGACTATTTTCTATAGATCTCTATAATCCGGCGCTGCCTGCAATAAAAACCGCACTCGCAATGACTGACAATCAGGCACAAGGTCTTGTTGTTTATTATCTCGTTGGTTTTGCGGTATCCCAGCTTGTTTATGGGCCTCTCTCCGATAAACACGGACGCATTCCTGTCATTATTTTTTCCTTATTATTTTCCGCTATTGGTAATTATCTGACTTCTGCGGCTGAATCATTTCACACACTATCTCTATTCCGGCTTCTGACCGGTATTGGTGCAGGTGGATGCCCGGTTATTAGCAGAGCTATACTCAGTGATACTTTCCGGGATAAAACGGAATTATCTAAATCGCTGGCTATTTTTTCGATGGCATCACAAGTTTCGCCTGCTTTTGCGCCTGTCATTGGGGGATATATCACAGAATATCTGCCGTGGAAGTTTAATTTTATCGCTCTCACCATCATGATGCTGACAGGGGCATTTTTTGTAAAAATGACGTTGCCGGAAACATCCCCGATGAAATCAACAAACCCTGGCCGGATAACCGGTTTTCGCATTCTGTTATCTGACGTTAATTTTGTTGTATATAGTGTTGTCTCTGCCGTTTTGTTTGCCATTACAATTGGTTATTTTACTGCCAGTCCTTTCATATTCCAGACACAATTTGAACTATCCTCATCACAGAATGGATATTTATTTATGATTTATTCTGCCGGGATCGTCATAGGTTCGTTGCTGACAAAAAAAGGGTTGTCACATTCTACACCTGAAAGAATGCTTAAAGTTTCACTGCCGTTATTAGTGTTATTTACCGCGATGGCGCTTATTTTCCTTTATTTCACTCAGATATTATCGATTGAATTTATCATTATTTACAGTTTTGCGGTAGGGCTAGGGTGTGGACTGTCTTCTCCGTTATTACTTGGGATAAGTTTACATGGGCATCCAGAACTGTCCGGAACAGGCAGTGCCTTACAAGGTGCACTAAAAATGGCAGGAGCAGCCGTTGTATTATGGTTTTTTTCCAGCGGCCATACAACAACAGCAGCAGGTTTAATGTGGGGGCTTTTCGTCCTTGCCCTGATTTGTTTTGCTTTCATCACCTTGACTCAGTACAGGGCATCCAAAACAAAAAACCGGCACTTATAG
- a CDS encoding SDR family oxidoreductase — protein MDLRIAGRWAVLCAASEGLGFACAAALVAEGVNVVINARRPEQLKMAAQQLQNINAAVSIKWVSGDITQSDIQDVVLNTPPVVDILVTNAGGPPTGIYSDWTREIWYQAINTNMLTPISLIQAVIDKMVNRCFGRIINITSGAVKAPQRELGLSNGARGGLTTFISGLAKSHALVSHNVTINNLLPGAFDTHRLRQTFVQKASRCADSPESIAIQRSQKIPAGRFGAPEEFGAYCAFLCSTYASYITGQNILIDGGAYPGVF, from the coding sequence ATGGATCTGAGAATAGCGGGTCGCTGGGCTGTCCTATGTGCAGCCAGCGAAGGTTTAGGATTTGCTTGCGCGGCCGCCCTGGTGGCAGAAGGTGTAAATGTTGTTATTAATGCACGAAGACCTGAACAATTGAAAATGGCGGCACAGCAGCTTCAAAATATAAACGCTGCTGTATCCATAAAATGGGTATCGGGTGATATAACCCAATCAGACATTCAGGATGTTGTGCTGAATACACCACCTGTGGTGGATATCCTTGTTACAAATGCGGGTGGCCCACCAACAGGTATTTATTCCGACTGGACCCGTGAAATATGGTATCAGGCCATTAATACAAATATGCTTACCCCAATCAGCCTGATTCAGGCAGTCATTGATAAAATGGTTAATCGCTGTTTTGGACGTATTATCAATATTACTTCTGGAGCGGTTAAAGCGCCTCAACGTGAGCTGGGATTATCAAATGGAGCACGAGGGGGACTCACCACTTTCATCAGTGGTCTGGCAAAATCGCACGCACTGGTGAGTCATAATGTCACTATCAATAATCTATTACCTGGTGCTTTCGATACTCATCGCCTGAGACAAACATTTGTACAAAAAGCGTCGAGATGCGCAGATTCACCGGAAAGTATCGCAATACAACGGAGCCAGAAAATCCCCGCCGGTCGGTTTGGCGCTCCCGAAGAATTTGGTGCATATTGTGCTTTCTTGTGCAGTACTTATGCAAGTTATATAACGGGGCAAAATATCCTTATTGACGGTGGAGCCTATCCCGGCGTGTTTTAA
- a CDS encoding integrase domain-containing protein, whose amino-acid sequence MAQKSTRSKIERFRKEFMTHARQAGGSFATVADRERIARQFLDYLKNNGIKFRQMDSLKAKYIERYIAQRKTDHISHRTLQNEMSALRAILAQAGKLKLAAPDNPRLNNRALGIADMSRKGTKAALTPTAFREIFQQVEQKDRSVAAVMQLAYVLGLRTKEAVEAYKSLATWKKALENGHTSVRVVFGTKGGRPRQTVILDREALQYAIAYAECEQAGRSGRLIDKPTIYQAIDRYRYVVRRAGLVGKLAPHSMRYHFAQQSGAYYKAQGFSEREALALVSMDLGHGDGRGRYIRQAYYQGIEG is encoded by the coding sequence ATGGCGCAGAAATCGACACGTTCTAAAATCGAACGGTTCAGAAAAGAATTTATGACCCATGCCCGGCAAGCGGGCGGGAGTTTTGCGACGGTCGCTGACCGGGAGCGCATTGCCCGGCAGTTCCTCGACTATTTGAAAAACAACGGCATTAAATTCAGGCAAATGGATAGCCTCAAGGCGAAATATATTGAGCGCTATATTGCTCAGCGTAAGACTGACCATATCAGTCACCGGACACTGCAAAATGAAATGTCAGCACTGAGAGCGATTTTAGCGCAGGCCGGAAAGCTTAAGTTGGCTGCACCGGACAATCCGCGTCTGAACAACCGGGCACTCGGTATTGCGGATATGAGCCGCAAGGGCACGAAGGCTGCGCTGACACCGACAGCATTCAGAGAAATTTTTCAGCAAGTCGAGCAAAAAGACCGGAGCGTGGCAGCCGTGATGCAACTGGCTTATGTGCTGGGGCTGCGGACCAAAGAAGCGGTGGAAGCTTACAAATCCTTAGCTACCTGGAAAAAAGCGCTGGAGAATGGTCATACCTCCGTGCGGGTGGTGTTTGGCACCAAAGGCGGACGGCCGAGGCAGACGGTCATTCTGGATCGGGAAGCGCTGCAATATGCTATTGCCTATGCCGAGTGCGAACAGGCAGGGCGCAGCGGCAGATTAATTGATAAGCCCACGATCTATCAGGCGATAGATCGTTACCGTTACGTGGTCAGACGTGCCGGACTGGTGGGTAAGCTAGCGCCGCACAGCATGCGCTACCATTTTGCCCAGCAATCCGGGGCATATTATAAAGCACAGGGTTTTAGTGAGCGGGAAGCGCTGGCACTGGTATCAATGGATTTGGGGCATGGCGATGGGCGGGGACGTTATATCAGGCAGGCGTATTACCAGGGTATTGAGGGCTAA
- a CDS encoding AAA domain-containing protein, whose product MRFFFTSTNLKIESNKLISEEKMHLTIVGGAGLHASEVKAVSKMESEFQNSWHAYAGLVVADKQGSMEIDCLIITHDRLLLVELKEWNGIITTEKGKWFQNGKNRGKSPYAIKREQAQRLKNILKQEVEHRIGYFLNVEAHVVLCGNATPENIPASERPFVHTMGEFLALRNNYEAIVQTGSIGQFFVNSGKPRPNSEKCLPVICEFFEGTKVKAKELMVGNFVAQRKAPWFQHRNYIYEEFKAQDRDRPSVTGLIRRWDFNKLGTQNALQSTWSDIALRESRIGRFVRDNTTVLGDYLLHSVNDLSQDDITEDTCELYELRRTYSRLDDVIISEAKNWNKETRIDRVRALITPFSDLHSLKIAHRDIDPHNLWFAEDQNTILTSGFGAAFFPEAGTVSDHRRLLQSTPISLPEDKMSEGGEILDPFKLDVFLLASVAYQLCFGEGPLPTEDDVPEWKRPKTDPFNGELDQWFEKALSWVPEERFDSAIDMLSAFNGITATNEEHHSDADAVFDRLIHSPYIRQDLNPFVMLNAFPPLPERASEAFAALASQSNKKTYLSEKEKVLLVKLWTNISITREQTGVNRRVLQFMQRIETIRNSKLLTPAVIDFGVMAQSGIFVATEYVDGETWSSYLAQRKLQVEDKLTLASTLVKSVMDMHELQIAHGDLHVDNLLVSNNGERDKEILLLDLIDFGTESPVFNTHYGPSNPAVTDAFGRDRFATFLIVEELFGDTLPKIIESEIYHARDNEYGIPIALKPLLDAIEQSLLPEQEDEESNIPPEESQPLVVYWSTSAFPSEAKLLEPVEDGYYVNCRWNRNPGYSAHLQCYITGSNAFLQVNIDVEKRKIINIRFIEGIPLSDVVSASRRSTAVLTRPIAVQNGSLSEGHPLLDVLMNLEPVIDAIVDKYSGEDVVESLTEEERLSIKPMDLWKALAQTEGDLRQAVTIESTDYKEALNGDPMLPYTCLDSSDLHIECDDTLLVYMQGKDEPFGEVNIQDTTSTFLAIKPNYSSALKQIRPGTILQIESIRNKSSRELRHRALERVLSGKAIIPNLMNYFDSNQKNLLHSMTDCPKIEEIRDLYDEPGRETNIKQLEAFQKLIEQGPVGVLQGPPGTGKTTFVSKFIHYLFVKCGVANILLVGQQHTAVDNVAIKAQELCLGQGLSLDTVRIGHEQLIDSRMLPSHTRSLQQKIRHKFHREYDLRIEALSKRLSLPLPLVRDAARLHRSLNLQLVILSQYKRERNQMIRIGGASQVGEAKLEALAAKENKVFNTIEKIIRSQFDSAIGELPHEPELILDKLLDILAASHGVNNPDHLQRLRDVLDLSQEWLDVLQSGEAGYERFMLKTKQLVCGTLVGVGRRSLELQDTQFDWVIIDEAGRAQASELMVAMQCAKRVLLVGDHKQLPPFYHKAHLRLASKKLEVNSEIFDESDFERAYKACDGVTLDTQYRMIEPIGDLVSACFYAEDIGKLHTGRSSSPEWYDNLPFPWSKGVSWIDSTTPNGEKSIGKGRYINPREIDLLNHLLRQLVECGAVKHLRDTVTNEQPYPIGIITMYRAQKEEIESSLSRAEWMGPLRELIKVDTVDSYQGQENKIIILSLVRDNNKALQGFLKDAPRINVAISRAQERLIVLGANRMWKKDNNDSALGKVFEYISEKAKKTPEQYHVLKGENILGEPAL is encoded by the coding sequence ATGCGTTTCTTTTTCACCTCAACTAACCTTAAAATCGAATCAAACAAACTGATAAGTGAAGAAAAAATGCATCTAACGATCGTTGGTGGCGCAGGGCTTCATGCTAGTGAGGTCAAAGCTGTGAGCAAAATGGAAAGTGAATTTCAGAATAGCTGGCATGCATATGCGGGATTAGTTGTTGCTGATAAGCAAGGTTCGATGGAAATTGATTGTTTAATTATTACTCATGATAGACTGCTCTTAGTTGAGTTAAAAGAATGGAATGGCATTATTACCACCGAGAAAGGAAAATGGTTTCAGAATGGTAAGAATAGAGGCAAAAGTCCGTATGCAATAAAAAGAGAACAGGCGCAAAGATTAAAAAATATACTAAAGCAAGAGGTTGAGCATAGAATTGGCTATTTTTTGAATGTTGAAGCGCATGTTGTGCTTTGCGGCAATGCAACACCAGAAAATATACCAGCATCAGAGCGTCCTTTTGTTCATACTATGGGGGAATTTCTCGCTCTTAGAAATAATTACGAAGCTATAGTTCAGACAGGTTCTATTGGACAGTTCTTTGTGAATTCTGGTAAACCTAGACCTAACTCGGAAAAGTGCCTACCTGTGATTTGTGAGTTTTTCGAGGGAACAAAAGTTAAAGCGAAAGAACTTATGGTTGGTAATTTTGTGGCTCAAAGGAAAGCACCTTGGTTCCAGCATAGAAACTATATCTATGAAGAATTCAAAGCACAAGATCGTGACAGACCCTCAGTTACTGGCCTCATTAGACGTTGGGACTTTAATAAACTTGGAACTCAAAATGCCTTGCAATCAACCTGGTCAGATATTGCATTGAGAGAGTCAAGAATTGGTAGGTTTGTAAGAGATAATACAACAGTTTTAGGCGATTATTTACTGCACTCAGTTAATGATTTGTCGCAAGATGATATTACTGAAGACACGTGCGAACTATATGAACTGAGAAGAACGTACAGTCGTTTAGATGATGTCATTATCAGTGAAGCCAAAAATTGGAATAAAGAAACACGTATAGATAGAGTCAGAGCTTTAATTACTCCATTTTCAGACTTGCATAGTTTAAAAATTGCACATCGAGATATTGATCCACATAACCTTTGGTTCGCAGAAGATCAAAATACTATACTCACTTCTGGCTTTGGAGCTGCGTTCTTCCCAGAGGCAGGGACAGTTTCCGATCATCGCCGCTTATTACAAAGTACCCCTATATCTCTGCCGGAAGATAAAATGAGTGAGGGTGGTGAGATTCTCGATCCATTTAAGCTCGATGTATTTTTGTTGGCTTCTGTTGCTTATCAACTTTGCTTTGGTGAAGGACCGTTACCTACCGAGGATGACGTGCCTGAATGGAAAAGACCAAAGACAGATCCTTTCAATGGAGAGTTGGATCAATGGTTCGAAAAGGCGCTATCTTGGGTGCCTGAAGAGAGATTTGATAGTGCAATTGATATGCTATCAGCATTCAATGGGATAACGGCTACTAATGAAGAGCATCACAGTGACGCTGATGCAGTCTTTGATCGTTTAATACATAGCCCCTATATTCGACAAGATTTGAACCCTTTTGTAATGCTAAATGCTTTTCCTCCTTTACCTGAACGTGCGTCAGAAGCATTTGCAGCATTGGCTAGTCAAAGTAACAAAAAAACATATTTATCAGAAAAAGAAAAAGTATTACTCGTAAAACTTTGGACAAATATTAGTATCACAAGAGAGCAGACAGGGGTCAATCGAAGAGTTTTACAATTCATGCAGCGCATAGAAACTATACGTAACAGTAAGCTTTTGACCCCAGCTGTGATCGATTTTGGTGTAATGGCACAGAGTGGAATATTTGTTGCTACAGAATATGTTGATGGAGAAACGTGGTCTAGTTATCTCGCACAGCGTAAGCTTCAAGTTGAAGATAAGCTAACCTTAGCATCCACTTTAGTAAAATCAGTTATGGACATGCATGAGCTACAAATTGCACATGGTGACCTACATGTTGATAATCTTCTTGTCTCAAATAATGGTGAAAGAGACAAAGAAATTCTGCTATTAGATCTAATTGATTTTGGTACTGAAAGCCCGGTTTTCAATACCCATTATGGTCCATCAAATCCAGCAGTCACAGATGCATTTGGCAGAGACCGATTCGCAACATTTCTAATCGTCGAAGAATTGTTTGGAGACACTTTACCAAAAATAATCGAATCTGAAATATATCATGCACGTGATAACGAATATGGTATCCCTATAGCTTTAAAGCCTCTCTTAGATGCGATAGAACAATCGTTGCTGCCTGAACAAGAGGATGAAGAAAGCAACATACCTCCTGAAGAATCCCAACCATTGGTTGTTTATTGGAGTACTTCTGCGTTTCCGTCTGAGGCCAAGTTATTAGAACCAGTGGAAGATGGATACTATGTCAACTGTCGGTGGAACCGAAACCCTGGGTACAGCGCTCATCTTCAGTGTTATATCACGGGTAGTAATGCCTTTTTACAAGTGAATATTGATGTTGAAAAACGAAAAATAATCAATATTCGATTTATTGAAGGCATACCACTAAGTGATGTTGTATCTGCATCCCGCAGATCAACCGCAGTATTAACTAGACCGATAGCTGTTCAAAATGGTTCACTTTCTGAAGGCCATCCTTTGCTTGACGTATTAATGAATCTTGAGCCTGTAATTGATGCAATTGTGGATAAATATAGTGGTGAAGATGTCGTTGAATCGTTAACAGAAGAAGAGCGCTTGTCTATTAAACCTATGGACCTTTGGAAGGCTCTTGCTCAAACTGAAGGAGACCTTCGACAAGCTGTGACTATAGAGTCTACAGATTATAAAGAAGCGTTGAATGGGGATCCAATGTTACCGTATACATGTTTGGATAGCAGTGATTTGCACATTGAGTGTGATGATACCCTTCTTGTCTACATGCAAGGAAAAGATGAGCCGTTTGGAGAGGTTAATATTCAGGATACTACATCAACATTTCTTGCAATTAAACCAAATTATAGTTCCGCCTTAAAACAAATTAGACCCGGAACTATTCTCCAAATTGAGTCAATTAGGAATAAATCGTCTCGAGAATTGAGACACCGTGCTTTAGAGCGAGTTCTGAGTGGTAAAGCAATAATTCCAAATTTAATGAATTATTTTGATTCAAATCAGAAAAATCTTCTACATTCAATGACAGATTGTCCAAAAATAGAAGAAATTAGGGATTTATATGATGAACCGGGCCGAGAAACAAATATTAAGCAACTGGAAGCCTTTCAAAAGTTAATAGAGCAAGGGCCTGTTGGGGTATTACAAGGGCCACCAGGTACAGGTAAAACAACATTTGTATCTAAATTTATTCATTATTTATTTGTGAAATGTGGGGTCGCAAATATTTTACTTGTGGGTCAACAACACACAGCTGTTGATAATGTAGCTATAAAAGCTCAGGAGCTTTGTTTAGGTCAAGGATTAAGCTTGGATACTGTGCGGATAGGTCACGAACAGTTAATAGATAGCCGAATGTTGCCTTCGCACACTAGATCACTACAACAAAAAATTAGGCATAAGTTTCATAGGGAGTATGACCTTCGAATAGAAGCTTTGTCCAAAAGACTTTCCCTGCCTTTGCCACTCGTAAGGGACGCTGCTCGGTTACATCGTAGCCTAAATCTACAACTGGTTATCCTTTCTCAGTATAAAAGAGAGCGTAACCAAATGATTCGAATAGGTGGTGCCTCACAGGTTGGCGAAGCAAAGCTCGAAGCGCTGGCTGCAAAAGAGAATAAAGTATTTAATACAATAGAAAAAATAATCCGTTCTCAATTCGATAGTGCTATTGGGGAGCTACCTCATGAACCTGAATTAATACTTGATAAATTGCTCGATATTCTAGCAGCAAGTCATGGAGTGAATAATCCTGATCATCTTCAAAGACTAAGAGACGTCTTGGACTTAAGTCAGGAATGGCTGGATGTACTTCAAAGTGGTGAAGCTGGGTATGAAAGATTTATGCTTAAAACTAAACAACTGGTTTGTGGCACGTTAGTTGGTGTAGGACGTCGTTCTTTAGAGTTACAAGACACACAGTTTGATTGGGTAATTATTGATGAAGCTGGTCGAGCACAAGCAAGTGAGCTAATGGTTGCTATGCAATGTGCTAAGAGGGTACTCCTAGTAGGAGATCATAAACAGCTTCCTCCATTTTATCACAAAGCGCACTTACGCTTAGCAAGCAAGAAGCTAGAAGTTAACAGTGAAATATTTGATGAATCAGATTTTGAGAGAGCATATAAAGCATGTGATGGGGTTACTCTTGATACTCAATACCGAATGATTGAACCTATTGGTGACCTAGTGTCAGCCTGTTTTTATGCAGAAGATATAGGTAAGCTTCATACAGGAAGATCCTCATCACCAGAATGGTATGATAATTTACCATTTCCTTGGTCGAAAGGTGTTTCATGGATTGATAGTACGACTCCAAATGGAGAGAAATCAATAGGTAAAGGACGATATATTAATCCACGAGAAATAGATCTACTTAACCACCTCTTACGTCAGTTAGTGGAGTGTGGTGCTGTAAAACACTTAAGAGATACTGTCACAAATGAACAACCTTATCCAATTGGTATAATTACGATGTATCGCGCCCAGAAAGAGGAAATTGAGTCTTCTTTAAGTAGAGCTGAATGGATGGGGCCGTTACGCGAACTTATCAAAGTAGATACCGTTGACTCTTATCAAGGTCAGGAAAATAAAATTATCATTCTTAGCCTTGTAAGAGACAACAATAAAGCTCTTCAAGGTTTTCTGAAAGATGCACCTCGTATAAATGTGGCAATTTCAAGGGCACAAGAGAGATTAATTGTACTCGGAGCAAATCGAATGTGGAAAAAAGACAATAATGACTCTGCCCTTGGAAAAGTATTTGAATATATTTCAGAAAAAGCTAAAAAAACGCCTGAACAATACCATGTTCTAAAAGGTGAGAATATTCTTGGAGAGCCAGCTTTATGA
- a CDS encoding IS481 family transposase, with the protein MLYTSNPIIKHKAGLLNLAEELSNVSRACKVMGVSRDTFYRYQELVETGGIDALINQSRKTPNLKNRVDAETEHAVINSAIEFPAYGQARTSNELRKAGIFVSASGVRSIWLRHHLENFKKRLAALEKKVADEGIILTDEQVAALERKQHDDEACGEIETAHPGYLGSQDTFYVGNLKGVGRLYQQTFVDTYSKVAFAKLYTSKTPITAADLLNDRVLPFFSAHRLPMLRILTDRGTEYCGRVEHHDYQLYLAVNDIDHTRTKAMSPQTNGICERFHKTILNEFYQVTFRKKLYGSLDELQKDLDKWMDNYNNHRTHQGKMCCGRTPIETLQDGKSIWAEKNLTQI; encoded by the coding sequence ATGCTTTATACTAGCAATCCCATCATCAAACACAAGGCGGGTCTGCTTAATCTCGCTGAAGAACTCAGTAATGTCTCGAGAGCCTGTAAAGTGATGGGCGTATCCAGAGATACGTTTTATCGTTATCAGGAACTCGTTGAAACGGGCGGGATTGATGCATTAATCAACCAAAGCAGAAAAACCCCTAATCTGAAGAACCGTGTGGATGCGGAGACCGAACACGCCGTTATCAACTCGGCCATCGAATTCCCGGCCTATGGGCAGGCCAGAACGAGTAATGAGCTCAGAAAAGCAGGCATCTTTGTGTCTGCCAGTGGTGTCCGTTCTATCTGGCTCAGACATCATCTTGAGAACTTCAAAAAGCGCCTGGCAGCCCTTGAAAAGAAAGTGGCTGACGAAGGCATTATCCTGACTGACGAGCAGGTCGCCGCCCTTGAACGTAAGCAGCATGATGACGAAGCTTGTGGCGAAATTGAAACCGCTCATCCTGGCTATTTAGGGTCGCAAGATACCTTTTATGTCGGTAATCTTAAAGGCGTGGGACGCTTGTACCAACAAACTTTCGTCGATACTTACAGTAAAGTGGCTTTCGCGAAACTCTATACGAGTAAAACGCCCATTACGGCGGCGGATTTACTGAATGACCGTGTGCTGCCGTTCTTCAGCGCTCATAGATTGCCGATGTTACGTATTCTGACAGACAGAGGCACCGAATATTGCGGGCGTGTTGAGCACCATGATTACCAACTGTATCTGGCTGTCAATGATATCGACCATACCAGGACAAAGGCGATGTCACCGCAAACCAATGGCATCTGTGAACGGTTTCACAAAACCATCCTGAATGAATTTTATCAAGTGACGTTCAGAAAGAAATTGTATGGCTCATTGGATGAGTTACAAAAAGATCTGGACAAATGGATGGACAATTACAACAATCACCGCACTCATCAAGGAAAAATGTGTTGCGGCCGGACACCAATAGAAACCCTTCAGGATGGGAAATCCATTTGGGCAGAAAAAAATTTGACCCAAATATAA
- a CDS encoding IS630 transposase-related protein gives MGYSLDFRKRVLAYKDKHSLTFEQTSTHFEVSIRTLFRWCNKIEPCMTRDKPPTKISDETLIADVKNYPDDDQWERAKRLGVSQSAVHYALKRLKITVKKNAQTPRR, from the coding sequence ATGGGTTACAGTCTGGATTTCCGAAAAAGAGTACTAGCATACAAGGACAAGCATTCGTTGACGTTCGAGCAAACGAGTACCCACTTTGAGGTCTCTATCCGCACTCTGTTTCGGTGGTGCAATAAAATAGAACCCTGTATGACACGTGATAAACCGCCCACGAAAATCAGTGATGAGACACTTATCGCCGATGTCAAAAATTATCCCGATGATGATCAATGGGAAAGAGCAAAACGTCTGGGTGTCTCACAATCGGCTGTCCATTACGCCCTGAAACGACTCAAAATAACCGTCAAAAAAAACGCCCAAACACCCCGCCGCTGA
- a CDS encoding antirestriction protein translates to MILLYMVPTAAENYAVYLPGKSLTVTLSADAFGLVVTIAVFAHLVVIDERDEEVYRYGELRKYALQHPEKDLIHRILDIGDFNEASETPLTRSTNNNHN, encoded by the coding sequence ATGATTCTGCTATATATGGTGCCCACCGCAGCAGAAAACTATGCGGTGTACCTGCCGGGCAAAAGTCTGACAGTCACGCTCTCTGCGGATGCGTTTGGGCTGGTGGTGACGATAGCGGTTTTTGCCCATCTCGTGGTGATTGATGAACGGGATGAAGAGGTTTACCGGTATGGTGAACTGCGGAAATACGCGTTGCAACATCCGGAGAAAGACCTGATACACCGGATACTGGATATCGGTGACTTTAATGAGGCGTCTGAGACACCACTGACCCGCAGTACAAATAATAACCATAACTGA
- a CDS encoding TA system toxin CbtA family protein: MEPLKLTVWQVIAACLLKRHFGLSLNDTVLCERDTVAYVMQHGIRPYQAINDIVDKYDLTRLDSGTMRPGTPYLRINDEWDVFFITTALKACCWISTNPRFLFFI, translated from the coding sequence ATGGAACCCCTGAAATTAACAGTCTGGCAGGTCATCGCGGCCTGTTTACTGAAACGCCACTTTGGTCTCAGCCTGAATGATACCGTATTGTGTGAACGCGACACTGTGGCGTATGTCATGCAACACGGTATCCGGCCTTATCAGGCCATTAACGATATCGTCGATAAATACGATTTAACCCGGCTGGACAGCGGGACGATGCGGCCCGGTACGCCTTACCTACGCATTAATGATGAGTGGGACGTTTTTTTCATCACGACAGCCTTGAAAGCCTGTTGCTGGATATCAACTAACCCGCGCTTTTTGTTTTTTATCTGA
- a CDS encoding DUF1281 domain-containing protein codes for MAEWCTNQLEITGKSVCLDVMQQWVCGEEVPRYRQAVLQSLRLFLAGCAGILKPTKPQTYTPYPALVRGTAVPTAQYLAFEQWLLLLQNNVPLNTDNIKRIDNLYRQSGLSLMHWDKVPEAARDIIARLLTRQYTDWFGMVGWSDTPDIGACWDKLNAYPQAAQPCDMLMIMSTNLATEINGNSTLLKGIATTAQFYGEQYGMEWPFGHHVRWERRNVSSLTVRFDSPWAPPSAELMGELSAMFDCEIRHWYSEASGQLKGYDCYDQGEHVDSGHGQSGRENRPALYLVTGEQAETALALPAIAVGQ; via the coding sequence ATGGCAGAATGGTGCACCAATCAACTGGAAATCACCGGCAAATCCGTTTGTCTTGATGTAATGCAGCAATGGGTCTGTGGTGAAGAGGTCCCCCGTTACCGTCAGGCGGTGTTACAAAGTCTTCGCCTGTTTCTGGCAGGCTGTGCGGGGATACTGAAACCGACCAAACCGCAAACTTACACCCCATACCCGGCGCTGGTACGCGGCACGGCCGTTCCGACGGCGCAGTATCTGGCGTTTGAGCAGTGGCTGCTGCTGTTGCAGAATAATGTGCCGTTGAATACGGACAATATCAAACGCATCGATAACCTGTACCGTCAGTCCGGTCTCAGCCTGATGCACTGGGACAAGGTGCCGGAAGCAGCGCGTGACATTATCGCCCGTTTGCTGACCCGCCAGTATACCGACTGGTTTGGCATGGTGGGCTGGTCTGACACACCCGATATCGGGGCGTGCTGGGATAAACTGAATGCGTATCCGCAGGCGGCACAACCCTGCGATATGCTGATGATTATGTCAACGAATCTGGCCACTGAAATCAACGGCAACAGCACGTTGCTGAAAGGCATTGCCACCACGGCGCAGTTTTACGGGGAACAATACGGGATGGAATGGCCATTCGGCCACCATGTCCGCTGGGAACGCCGGAATGTCAGCAGTTTAACCGTGCGGTTTGATTCCCCCTGGGCACCGCCTTCGGCCGAGCTGATGGGCGAGCTGTCCGCGATGTTTGACTGTGAAATCCGCCACTGGTACAGCGAAGCATCAGGTCAGCTTAAAGGCTACGATTGTTATGACCAGGGCGAGCACGTGGACAGCGGTCACGGGCAGTCAGGCCGGGAAAACCGGCCGGCACTGTATCTGGTCACCGGTGAGCAGGCGGAAACGGCGCTGGCCCTGCCGGCTATCGCGGTCGGACAATAG